From the genome of Loxodonta africana isolate mLoxAfr1 chromosome 4, mLoxAfr1.hap2, whole genome shotgun sequence:
AATGTTTATAGTAGTGGCTCCTGTAGGGAAAATACGGAGCAAGTGGCAGCATTGTTTACACACTCCAGTCTCCAGAAATCTGATTTTATTTGCAAAAGGATGAGTTgaacatgtatttatttatagatCGTCTCTAAAGGAAGCTTTTCATTAGTTTAAACTGTCAGATTTGGTCTTTTTGTTCAGCTTAACCCATCAGCCTTCTTTTAGCATCTAGAAAAGGCCACTGGCACTAAGAGACCACAAAcaggaaaaatgtgtgtgtggACGGAATTGTTCTGGCAGGCCTAGAAAGAATGGAGGAGGTGGAGAAGCAGCTGGCAGTGGCGTTGGAAGTACTTGCGAGGGGGAGGCGGAGAAGAGACTTACGCTTTAAAGTATTGTTGGTGGCCTCCACTTTCGAGGCTGACCTCTGACAGGACAAGTGGCAGCTGTTGACTGATGGCTGACCGAGTAGGGATCCTCCGGGTAGTGTCAGGACTGTGGCCTGGGGGAGCATGTTGAGCTTGACCCTCAGCCCTGCTCCTCGGGAGCTGtgtggtttcctcatctgaaaaatgaggagATTGGCAGTGTTGTGAGGGTTGAGTTAATGCACGTAAAGTGCCAGAACAGTATCGAGCTTTGTGTTGTACACACTCAAGTAGCTCTCATCTGTTGCCCAGCAGACTTAGCGGGAGCAAAGAACGCAGCAGTCTGTTGTAGAGGATGAGAGCCGTTTCCTTTAGATTTGGGGATTGTTTGTACTTGGCTGTTTAGCGATGGCTTTGGACCATGTGACCATCATCAGATTTAAGATCCAAGCAGTTGACCTGGCTATTTGTCTAGCTATTTCACATATAAGAAGGATATTTCAGGAAGAGGTGGGTTAAGCTTTCAGAGTTTGGGATTGTCACCTTCCGCTCTGAGCCATGTTTACTTTCTGAAGTCTTTCCTCGGGGCCTCATGTGGACCCGAGTTGGGGTTTTTCCTTTGGAACTGGATCTGGAAGATGTATGGcagggttttcctcattctccagCTCTGCTTTTGGATCCTATTGTTTTGTCTTCCTGCAATTCTCCCTGTCCCTCCAACACTACCATCCCTGAATATGCAAGTTCTAGCCTAATTCTCCAGTGCCAAGTTCCTACACTGTTCATTTACTACTTCACATGGATGCCTGCATGTGCTTCTTGTTGTTTTAATGACACAGGGATTATATCGGAACAGGCACAGGTCTGCCCTTCATGGATCTTATGATCTAGTGCAGGAGAGACAGAGAGTAAACAAGTAGCATGTATGTGGGGAATAAGTGCCGAAAGGAAACTAAAGCAGAGGGGTGTAGGGGAAGGAGGAGATAGGGAGAGCTGGGGGAAACccacaaaactaaacctgttgctggaaagtcagttcccactctgaccctgcaggacagagtagaactgccccatagagtttccaaggctgtagttcttacggaagaagactgccacatctttctcctgtggagccactggtgagctCAGATCGCCCACCTTTTGACtaacagctgagagcttaaccactgcgccacaaagTCTCCTTAAAGCTTGGGGGAGGGGTTGTAATTTGCTACTTTAAGTAGGTTGGCCAGGGAAGGTCTTACCAGTCAGGTGACATTGGCCAGACTGAATGTGGCTATAAGGATGAGCATCTCAGGTGGGAGTAAAGTCCCTGAGTAGAAACATGGTGGGCCTTTCCCGGTGCAAGGATGAGGTCAGAGGTCATGCGGTGGGCCGGGCCTCAGAGACTGGCTTCACAGTGAAAGAGAATGGGGGTCTGTGGTAACCTTTTGAAATAAGGTGGAATCTGACTTACCTTTTAAAAGGATCACTGACTTAGCTATAGGCAACTCCATTTTCAGCTCCCCCAAGAGGGAACTAAAGAGCACTCTTCAAAAAGCATTGTAGGTAAACACTGTGTATTAGTAATTCACCTTATCCCATATGTGTTCCATAATATCTTTTTTAAACAATTGATTTTAAAGTCATTTGGAGCCAGTTTGGCTTTGTCATATTCATCTCTGAACCTGGAAAGAAGACAGACCTGAGCAAATGGCAAAATGAAAATCAGCTCTTAGTTAATTGTTTTAAGAGAAGGGATGTGTTAGGaaagaacccaaaaccaaacccactggagccaagtcaattccaactcacagtgaccctataggacagagcagaactgccccatagggattctaaggagcagccggtggattcgatctaccaacctcttggttagcagctgagctcttaaccactgtgccaccagggctccgtgttaGCAAAGATGCTTTGCAGAGTGTTGGCTCAATCAGATAACTTAGGGAAGGGTCGCTTTGTGAGTGCCATCTACTAGATTGGCAAGTGGAAAATCACGTGGGGGTTAAAAGTGCTGGAACTTCCCATCACTGCTACTCTCTAGCCTGTCGTACCCAGGGAGTGGGGTGGGTGGTTGAGTGGAGTGCCTTGGACGTAAACATGTGGCAAGAGGTTGAGTCCCACatctgtgtggctgactgctacATAAGGAATCCAGACAGGTGATAAGGGTTGAGTGTCCTGGGGTCATCACAAGTCACTGGTAGTTACAGTAAACCAGCAATAATGTGCCTTTAAATATAAGGGACTTGCTTATATCTAGGCCAGTTCCGTGTCTCAGAGGTGGTCAGAAGGGAGCCAGGCAGCTGGTGGAGTGACCCCCATCATTGTTGGAGAGTCTCAGTTTGGTGACCAGTCTTAGATATGAAAGTGGTTTTCTCACACCCCTCCCCACACTGACTGGGAGACTTATTTTAAAATTGCCGTTTTTCAGTAACAGTAGGCCCATAGTTTAGCCCAGTGGCATTTTTTGGACCCATTTATCTATAATGAGGTTTTTACTGTATTGAATTTGTATTTACCCTGAGTGTTTCTTCTAATTCTCGTAGATTCCTGCCTCACTTTTGAGGCCATTTCTCTGCTTATTTGCAGTTTAAGGAATGGATAAGATAAGAAATAAAGGAGGTGAAATTGAAACCAGTGAGTCTCATCTGGGCATCTGGATTACCTTCTCCCATTGGTAACCTAGACTTGGTTTTTGTGTGCAGTCAAGAAGATGGCTCATCTAATGTTTTTCCTTCTCCTCCCGCTTCTAGGAGGGCTGTTGGCCTGCTGCTGTGTTGCTGACCAGCATGCAGTCCTTTCGGGAGCAAAGCAGCTACCACGGAAGCCAGCAGAGCTACCCGCAGGAGGCGCACGGCTCGTCCCGGACGGAAGAGTTCAGCCCTCGGCAGGCCCACATGTTCCAGAATTTTGGTGGTGGAGgtggcggcggcagcagcagcggTGGTGGCGGACGGCGAGGGACagcggctgctgctgctgctgccgccgctgccgccgccgccgccgcaatGGCTAGCGAAACCTCTGGCCATCAAAGCTACCAGGGCTTCAGGAAAGAAGCTGGAGATTTTTACTACATGGCAGGCAACAAAGACCCCGTGGCAACAGGGACCCCACAGCCTCCTCAGCGAAGGCCTTCTGGGCCTGTGCAGAGCTATGGACCCCCCCAGGGGAGCAGCTTTGGCAATCAGTACGGGAGTGAGGGTCATGTGGGCCAATTTCAAGCACAGCACTCTGCCCTTGGTGGTGTGTCTCATTATCAGCAGGATTACACGGGGCCTTTCTCTCCAGGGAGCACTCAGTACCAACAGCAGGCTTCcagccagcagcagcagcagcagcaagtaCAGCAGTTGAGACAGCAGCTGTACCAGTCCCATCAGCCTCTGCCACAAGCCACTGGCCAGCCAGCGTCCAGCTCATCCCATCTACAGCCGATGCAGCGGCCCTCAACTCTGCCATCCTCTGCTGCTGGTTACCAGTTAAGAGTGGGTCAGTTTGGCCAGCACTACCAGTCTtctgcctcttcctcctcctcctcctccttcccttcaccaCAGCGTTTCAGCCAGTCTGGGCAGAGCTATGATGGCAGTTACAGTGTGAATGCCAGTTCCCAGTATGAAGGACATAACGTGGGCTCTAACACACAGGCTTATGGAACACAATCAAATTACAGCTATCAGCCCCAGTCTATGAAAAATTTTGAACAGGCAAAGATTCCACAAGGGacccagcaggggcaggggcagcagcAGCCGCAGCAGCCGCAGCCGCAGCCGCAGCAGCCGCAGCAGCACCCTCAGCATGTGATGCAGTATACCAACACTGCCACCAAGCTGCCCCTGCAGAGCCAGGTGGGGCAGTACAACCAGCCGGAGGTCCCCGTGCGGTCCCCCATGCAGTTCCATCAGAACTTCAGCCCCATTTCTAACCCTTCTCCAGCTGCCTCTGTGGTTCAGTCTCCAAGCTGTAGCTCTACCCCGTCTCCTCTCATGCAGAGTGGGGAGAGTCTCCAGTGTGGGCAAGGCAGTGTGCCCATGGGCTCCAGAAACAGAATTTTACAGTTAATGCCTCAGCTCAGTCCAACCCCATCAATGATGCCCAGTCCTAATTCTCACGCAGCAGGCTTCAAAGGATTTGGACTAGAAGGCATGCCAGAAAAGCGACTGACAGATCCTGGGCTGAGTAGTTTGAGTGCCCTGAGTACTCAGGTGGCCAATCTTCCTAATACCGTCCAGCACATGTTACTTTCTGATGCCCTGACACCTCAGAAGAAGACCTCCAAGAGGCCCTCCTCATCTTCTAAGAAGGCAGACAGCTGCACAAACTCTGAAGGTTCCTCGCAGCCTGAAGAACAACTGAAGTCTCCCATGGCAGAGTCGTTGGATGGAGGCTGCTCCAGCAGTTCTGAGGATCAAGGCGAGAGAGTGAGGCAACTTAGCGGCCAGAGCACCAGCTCTGACACCACCTACAAGGGTGGCACCTCAGAGAAAGCTGGCTCCTCACCAGCACAAGGCACTCAGAACGAACCACCCCAGCTCAGTGCCAGTCCTGCAGCAAGAGAAGAGGCTGCCTCGCCAGACGCTAAGGATACGCCATTGTCACCCGAGGCCAACCCAAAAGTCAATGAGAAGACGGTTGGGGTGATTGTCTCCCGGGAAGCCATGGCAAGTCGGGTAGAAAAGACTGGTGGACAAGATAAGGGCTCCGCAGAGGATGATCCTGTGGCTGCTCAAAGGCCACCTAGCACTGGAGGGGCCAAGGAAGCCAGCCACACAACACTTCCACAGCCAGAGCCTCCAGGAGGAGGGGGCAAAGGAAACAAGAATGGAGATAGTAACTCCAACCACAATGGAGAGGGAAATGGCCAGAGTGGGCATTCTGCAGTGGGCCCTAGTTTTACAGGCAGAACTGAGCCAGGCAAATCTCCTGGAAGCCTGCGCTATAGTTACAAAGATAGTTTGGGGTCAGCCATGCCACGAAATGTCAGTGGTTTTCCTCAGTATCCTACAGGACAAGAAAAGGGGGATTTCACTGGCCATGGGGAACGAAAGGGTAGAAATGAGAAGTTCCCCAGCCTCCTGCAGGAAGTGCTTCAGGGTTACCACCACCACCCCGACAGGAGGTATTCTAGGAGTACCCAGGAGCACCAGGGGATGGCCGGTGGCCTGGAAGGAGCTTCGAGGCCCAATGTCTTAGTCAGTCAAACCAATGAATTAGCTACCAGGGGCCTTCTGAACAAAAGCATAGGGTCCCTGTTAGAAAACCCCCACTGGGGTCCCTGGGAAAGGAAATCAAGCAGCACAGCTCCTGAAATGAAACAGATCAATTTGGCTGACTATCCAATTCCCAGGAAGTTTGACATAGAGCCTCAGTTGTCAGCACACGAGGCTGGGGGTTCTCTCTCTGAAAGAAGATCAGTGATCTGTGACATATCTCCACTAAGACAGATTGTCAGGGACCCAGGGGCTCACTCATTGGGACACATGGGTGCTGATACCAGAATGGGGAGAAGTGAACGTCTCAATCCAAGTTTAAGTCAGTCGGTCATTCTTCCGGGTGGGTTGGTGTCCATGGACACAAAGCTGAAATCCCAGAGTGGGCagataaaagaggaagactttgaACAATCCAAATCCCAGGCTAGTTTCAACAACAAGAAATCTGGAGATCACTGCCATCCTACCAGCATCAAGCATGAGTCTTACCGAGGCAATGCCAGTCCTGGAGCAGCGGTCCACGATTCCATCTCAGACTACGGCTCTCAACAAGAGAGCAGACCCACACCGATGAGGCGGGTCCCTGGCAGAGTTGGTGGTCGGGAGGGGATGAGGGGTCGGTCCCATTCTCAGTATCATGACTTTTCAGAAAAATTGAAGATGTCTCCTGGGAGGAGCAGAGGCCCAGGGGGAGACCCTCATCACATGAACCCACATATGACCTTTTCGGAGAGGGCCAACAGGAGTTCTCTACACGCTCCCTTTTCTCCCAACTCAGAAAGCCTGGCATCTGCTTATCACACAAACGCTCGGGCTCATGCTTACGGAGACCCTAACACAGGCTTGAATTCTCAGCTGCATTATAAGAGGCAGATGTACCAACAGCAACAAGAGGAGTATAAGGACTGGAGCAGTACATCTGCTCAGGGGGTCATCGCTGCTGCACAGCACAGGCAGGAGGGGCTGCGCAAGAGCCCGAGGCAGCAGCAGTTTCTCGACAGAGTGCGGAGCCCTCTGAAAAATGACAAAGATGGCATGATGTATGGCCCACCAATGGGGACTTACCATGACCCTAGCGGTCAGGAAGCTGGGCGCTGCCTCTTGTCTGGTGATGGTCTGCCCAACAAAGGCATGGAATTGAAGCATGGCTCCCAGAAGTTACAACAAGAATCTTGTTGGGATCTTTCTCGGCAGGCTTCCCCGGCCAAAAGCAGTGGTCCTCCAGGAATGTCCAATCAAAAAAGGTACGGACCACCGCACGAGACTGATGGACATGGACTAGCTGAGTCTCCACAGTCATCCAAACCTAGTAATGTTATGCTAAGACTTCCAGGTCAAGAGGATCATTCTCCTCAAAACCCCTTAATCATGAGGAGGCGTGTCCGTTCTTTTATCTCTCCCATTCCCAGTAAAAGACAGTCACAAGAGGTGAAGAACAGCAACACCGAAGATAAAGGGCGCCTCCTTCCGCCATCAAAAGAAGGCGTTGAGAAAGCATTCAATTCTTACGCCCATCTTTCTCACAGTCAGGATATCAAGGGTATCCCCAAGAGAGAGTCCTCCAAGGACCTGGCAGGTCCAGATAATAGAAACTGCCCTGCTGTTACCCTCACGAGCCCTGCTAAGACCAAAATACTGCCCCCACGGAAAGGACGGGGATTGAAGCTGGAAGCTATTGTTCAGAAGATCACATCCCCAAATATTAGGAGGAGTGCGTCCTCGAACAGCGCCGAGGTTGGGGGGGACACGGTTACCCTTGATGACATACTGTCTCTGAAGAGTGGACCTCCTGAAGGTGGGAGTGTTGCTACCCAGGAAGCTGAGATGGAGAAGAGAAAAAGTGAGGTGGTATCTGACCTAGTCAGTCCAACAAACCAGGAGTTGAACGTTGAAAAGCCCCTTCCAAGGTCCTCAGAAGAGTGGCGTGGCAGTGGGGACGACAAAGTGAAGACAGAGACACATCCAGAAACAGTTGCTGCTGGAAAGGAACTCCCGGGTGCCATGGCTTCTACAACCTCACAGAAGCCTGGTAGTAACCAAGGGAGACCAGATGGTTCCCTCTGTGGGACAGCACCTTTAATCTTTCCTGACTCAAAGAATGTACCTCCAGTGGGCATACTCGCCCCTGAGGCAAACCCCAAGGCTGAAGAGAAAGAGAGCGATACAGTGACCATTTCACCCAAACAGGAGTGTTTCCCCCCGAAGGGATATTTCCCTTCAGGAAAGAAGAAGGGGAGACCCATCGGTAGTGTGAATAAGCAAAAGAAACAGCAGccaccccctccaccccctcagCCCCCACAGATACCAGAAGGTTCTGCAGATGGAGAGCCAAAGCCAAAAAAGCAGAGACAAAGGAGGGAGAGACGGAAGCCTGGGGCACAGCCACGGAAGCGGAAAACCAAACAAGCAGTTCCCATCGTAGAGCCTCAAGAACCCGAGATCAAACTGAAGTACGCCACCCAGCCACTGGATAAAACCGACGCCAAGAACAAGTCCTTTTTCCCTTATATCCACGTAGTAAACAAGTGTGAACTCGGA
Proteins encoded in this window:
- the TCF20 gene encoding transcription factor 20 isoform X1 codes for the protein MQSFREQSSYHGSQQSYPQEAHGSSRTEEFSPRQAHMFQNFGGGGGGGSSSGGGGRRGTAAAAAAAAAAAAAAAMASETSGHQSYQGFRKEAGDFYYMAGNKDPVATGTPQPPQRRPSGPVQSYGPPQGSSFGNQYGSEGHVGQFQAQHSALGGVSHYQQDYTGPFSPGSTQYQQQASSQQQQQQQVQQLRQQLYQSHQPLPQATGQPASSSSHLQPMQRPSTLPSSAAGYQLRVGQFGQHYQSSASSSSSSSFPSPQRFSQSGQSYDGSYSVNASSQYEGHNVGSNTQAYGTQSNYSYQPQSMKNFEQAKIPQGTQQGQGQQQPQQPQPQPQQPQQHPQHVMQYTNTATKLPLQSQVGQYNQPEVPVRSPMQFHQNFSPISNPSPAASVVQSPSCSSTPSPLMQSGESLQCGQGSVPMGSRNRILQLMPQLSPTPSMMPSPNSHAAGFKGFGLEGMPEKRLTDPGLSSLSALSTQVANLPNTVQHMLLSDALTPQKKTSKRPSSSSKKADSCTNSEGSSQPEEQLKSPMAESLDGGCSSSSEDQGERVRQLSGQSTSSDTTYKGGTSEKAGSSPAQGTQNEPPQLSASPAAREEAASPDAKDTPLSPEANPKVNEKTVGVIVSREAMASRVEKTGGQDKGSAEDDPVAAQRPPSTGGAKEASHTTLPQPEPPGGGGKGNKNGDSNSNHNGEGNGQSGHSAVGPSFTGRTEPGKSPGSLRYSYKDSLGSAMPRNVSGFPQYPTGQEKGDFTGHGERKGRNEKFPSLLQEVLQGYHHHPDRRYSRSTQEHQGMAGGLEGASRPNVLVSQTNELATRGLLNKSIGSLLENPHWGPWERKSSSTAPEMKQINLADYPIPRKFDIEPQLSAHEAGGSLSERRSVICDISPLRQIVRDPGAHSLGHMGADTRMGRSERLNPSLSQSVILPGGLVSMDTKLKSQSGQIKEEDFEQSKSQASFNNKKSGDHCHPTSIKHESYRGNASPGAAVHDSISDYGSQQESRPTPMRRVPGRVGGREGMRGRSHSQYHDFSEKLKMSPGRSRGPGGDPHHMNPHMTFSERANRSSLHAPFSPNSESLASAYHTNARAHAYGDPNTGLNSQLHYKRQMYQQQQEEYKDWSSTSAQGVIAAAQHRQEGLRKSPRQQQFLDRVRSPLKNDKDGMMYGPPMGTYHDPSGQEAGRCLLSGDGLPNKGMELKHGSQKLQQESCWDLSRQASPAKSSGPPGMSNQKRYGPPHETDGHGLAESPQSSKPSNVMLRLPGQEDHSPQNPLIMRRRVRSFISPIPSKRQSQEVKNSNTEDKGRLLPPSKEGVEKAFNSYAHLSHSQDIKGIPKRESSKDLAGPDNRNCPAVTLTSPAKTKILPPRKGRGLKLEAIVQKITSPNIRRSASSNSAEVGGDTVTLDDILSLKSGPPEGGSVATQEAEMEKRKSEVVSDLVSPTNQELNVEKPLPRSSEEWRGSGDDKVKTETHPETVAAGKELPGAMASTTSQKPGSNQGRPDGSLCGTAPLIFPDSKNVPPVGILAPEANPKAEEKESDTVTISPKQECFPPKGYFPSGKKKGRPIGSVNKQKKQQPPPPPPQPPQIPEGSADGEPKPKKQRQRRERRKPGAQPRKRKTKQAVPIVEPQEPEIKLKYATQPLDKTDAKNKSFFPYIHVVNKCELGAVCTIINAEEEEQTKLVRGRKGQRSLTPPPSSTESKALPASSFMLQGPVVTESSVMGHLVCCLCGKWASYRNMGDLFGPFYPQDYAATLPKNPPPKRATEMQSKVKVRHKSASNGSKTDTEEEEERQQQQKEQRSLAAHPRFKRRHRSEDCGGGPRSLSRGLPCKKATTEGSSEKTALDSKPCVPTTSEGGPELELQIPELPLDSNEFWVHEGCILWANGIYLVCGRLYGLQEALEIAREMKCSHCQEAGATLGCYNKGCSFRYHYPCAIDADCLLHEENFSLRCPKHKPPLPCPLPPLQNKTAKGSLSTEQSERG
- the TCF20 gene encoding transcription factor 20 isoform X2, coding for MQSFREQSSYHGSQQSYPQEAHGSSRTEEFSPRQAHMFQNFGGGGGGGSSSGGGGRRGTAAAAAAAAAAAAAAAMASETSGHQSYQGFRKEAGDFYYMAGNKDPVATGTPQPPQRRPSGPVQSYGPPQGSSFGNQYGSEGHVGQFQAQHSALGGVSHYQQDYTGPFSPGSTQYQQQASSQQQQQQQVQQLRQQLYQSHQPLPQATGQPASSSSHLQPMQRPSTLPSSAAGYQLRVGQFGQHYQSSASSSSSSSFPSPQRFSQSGQSYDGSYSVNASSQYEGHNVGSNTQAYGTQSNYSYQPQSMKNFEQAKIPQGTQQGQGQQQPQQPQPQPQQPQQHPQHVMQYTNTATKLPLQSQVGQYNQPEVPVRSPMQFHQNFSPISNPSPAASVVQSPSCSSTPSPLMQSGESLQCGQGSVPMGSRNRILQLMPQLSPTPSMMPSPNSHAAGFKGFGLEGMPEKRLTDPGLSSLSALSTQVANLPNTVQHMLLSDALTPQKKTSKRPSSSSKKADSCTNSEGSSQPEEQLKSPMAESLDGGCSSSSEDQGERVRQLSGQSTSSDTTYKGGTSEKAGSSPAQGTQNEPPQLSASPAAREEAASPDAKDTPLSPEANPKVNEKTVGVIVSREAMASRVEKTGGQDKGSAEDDPVAAQRPPSTGGAKEASHTTLPQPEPPGGGGKGNKNGDSNSNHNGEGNGQSGHSAVGPSFTGRTEPGKSPGSLRYSYKDSLGSAMPRNVSGFPQYPTGQEKGDFTGHGERKGRNEKFPSLLQEVLQGYHHHPDRRYSRSTQEHQGMAGGLEGASRPNVLVSQTNELATRGLLNKSIGSLLENPHWGPWERKSSSTAPEMKQINLADYPIPRKFDIEPQLSAHEAGGSLSERRSVICDISPLRQIVRDPGAHSLGHMGADTRMGRSERLNPSLSQSVILPGGLVSMDTKLKSQSGQIKEEDFEQSKSQASFNNKKSGDHCHPTSIKHESYRGNASPGAAVHDSISDYGSQQESRPTPMRRVPGRVGGREGMRGRSHSQYHDFSEKLKMSPGRSRGPGGDPHHMNPHMTFSERANRSSLHAPFSPNSESLASAYHTNARAHAYGDPNTGLNSQLHYKRQMYQQQQEEYKDWSSTSAQGVIAAAQHRQEGLRKSPRQQQFLDRVRSPLKNDKDGMMYGPPMGTYHDPSGQEAGRCLLSGDGLPNKGMELKHGSQKLQQESCWDLSRQASPAKSSGPPGMSNQKRYGPPHETDGHGLAESPQSSKPSNVMLRLPGQEDHSPQNPLIMRRRVRSFISPIPSKRQSQEVKNSNTEDKGRLLPPSKEGVEKAFNSYAHLSHSQDIKGIPKRESSKDLAGPDNRNCPAVTLTSPAKTKILPPRKGRGLKLEAIVQKITSPNIRRSASSNSAEVGGDTVTLDDILSLKSGPPEGGSVATQEAEMEKRKSEVVSDLVSPTNQELNVEKPLPRSSEEWRGSGDDKVKTETHPETVAAGKELPGAMASTTSQKPGSNQGRPDGSLCGTAPLIFPDSKNVPPVGILAPEANPKAEEKESDTVTISPKQECFPPKGYFPSGKKKGRPIGSVNKQKKQQPPPPPPQPPQIPEGSADGEPKPKKQRQRRERRKPGAQPRKRKTKQAVPIVEPQEPEIKLKYATQPLDKTDAKNKSFFPYIHVVNKCELGAVCTIINAEEEEQTKLVRGRKGQRSLTPPPSSTESKALPASSFMLQGPVVTESSVMGHLVCCLCGKWASYRNMGDLFGPFYPQDYAATLPKNPPPKRATEMQSKVKVRHKSASNGSKTDTEEEEERQQQQKEQRSLAAHPRFKRRHRSEDCGGGPRSLSRGLPCKKATTEGSSEKTALDSKPCVPTTSEGGPELELQIPELPLDSNEFWVHEGCILWANGIYLVCGRLYGLQEALEIAREMKCSHCQEAGATLGCYNKGCSFRYHYPCAIDADCLLHEENFSLRCPKHKNKTAKGSLSTEQSERG
- the TCF20 gene encoding transcription factor 20 isoform X4; protein product: MQSFREQSSYHGSQQSYPQEAHGSSRTEEFSPRQAHMFQNFGGGGGGGSSSGGGGRRGTAAAAAAAAAAAAAAAMASETSGHQSYQGFRKEAGDFYYMAGNKDPVATGTPQPPQRRPSGPVQSYGPPQGSSFGNQYGSEGHVGQFQAQHSALGGVSHYQQDYTGPFSPGSTQYQQQASSQQQQQQQVQQLRQQLYQSHQPLPQATGQPASSSSHLQPMQRPSTLPSSAAGYQLRVGQFGQHYQSSASSSSSSSFPSPQRFSQSGQSYDGSYSVNASSQYEGHNVGSNTQAYGTQSNYSYQPQSMKNFEQAKIPQGTQQGQGQQQPQQPQPQPQQPQQHPQHVMQYTNTATKLPLQSQVGQYNQPEVPVRSPMQFHQNFSPISNPSPAASVVQSPSCSSTPSPLMQSGESLQCGQGSVPMGSRNRILQLMPQLSPTPSMMPSPNSHAAGFKGFGLEGMPEKRLTDPGLSSLSALSTQVANLPNTVQHMLLSDALTPQKKTSKRPSSSSKKADSCTNSEGSSQPEEQLKSPMAESLDGGCSSSSEDQGERVRQLSGQSTSSDTTYKGGTSEKAGSSPAQGTQNEPPQLSASPAAREEAASPDAKDTPLSPEANPKVNEKTVGVIVSREAMASRVEKTGGQDKGSAEDDPVAAQRPPSTGGAKEASHTTLPQPEPPGGGGKGNKNGDSNSNHNGEGNGQSGHSAVGPSFTGRTEPGKSPGSLRYSYKDSLGSAMPRNVSGFPQYPTGQEKGDFTGHGERKGRNEKFPSLLQEVLQGYHHHPDRRYSRSTQEHQGMAGGLEGASRPNVLVSQTNELATRGLLNKSIGSLLENPHWGPWERKSSSTAPEMKQINLADYPIPRKFDIEPQLSAHEAGGSLSERRSVICDISPLRQIVRDPGAHSLGHMGADTRMGRSERLNPSLSQSVILPGGLVSMDTKLKSQSGQIKEEDFEQSKSQASFNNKKSGDHCHPTSIKHESYRGNASPGAAVHDSISDYGSQQESRPTPMRRVPGRVGGREGMRGRSHSQYHDFSEKLKMSPGRSRGPGGDPHHMNPHMTFSERANRSSLHAPFSPNSESLASAYHTNARAHAYGDPNTGLNSQLHYKRQMYQQQQEEYKDWSSTSAQGVIAAAQHRQEGLRKSPRQQQFLDRVRSPLKNDKDGMMYGPPMGTYHDPSGQEAGRCLLSGDGLPNKGMELKHGSQKLQQESCWDLSRQASPAKSSGPPGMSNQKRYGPPHETDGHGLAESPQSSKPSNVMLRLPGQEDHSPQNPLIMRRRVRSFISPIPSKRQSQEVKNSNTEDKGRLLPPSKEGVEKAFNSYAHLSHSQDIKGIPKRESSKDLAGPDNRNCPAVTLTSPAKTKILPPRKGRGLKLEAIVQKITSPNIRRSASSNSAEVGGDTVTLDDILSLKSGPPEGGSVATQEAEMEKRKSEVVSDLVSPTNQELNVEKPLPRSSEEWRGSGDDKVKTETHPETVAAGKELPGAMASTTSQKPGSNQGRPDGSLCGTAPLIFPDSKNVPPVGILAPEANPKAEEKESDTVTISPKQECFPPKGYFPSGKKKGRPIGSVNKQKKQQPPPPPPQPPQIPEGSADGEPKPKKQRQRRERRKPGAQPRKRKTKQAVPIVEPQEPEIKLKYATQPLDKTDAKNKSFFPYIHVVNKCELGAVCTIINAEEEEQTKLVRGRKGQRSLTPPPSSTESKALPASSFMLQGPVVTESSVMGHLVCCLCGKWASYRNMGDLFGPFYPQDYAATLPKNPPPKRATEMQSKVKVRHKSASNGSKTDTEEEEERQQQQKEQRSLAAHPRFKRRHRSEDCGGGPRSLSRGLPCKKATTEGSSEKTALDSKPCVPTTSEGGPELELQIPELPLDSNEFWVHEGCILWANGIYLVCGRLYGLQEALEIAREMIVCYMRRTSR